The region CCAAGGGGAGGCAGCACATTCTTGCCGTAAGCTCCGCCCATGTTTCCTACACGTACAAAAGGTTAGTTCGGTGGGACACAAGTAGTTGTGGATAAATGGCTATTTTGAAACGTACCAACAGGGAAATAATTGCAGACAGTGTACAGAGACTCCATGTTGGAGACAAGCGTGCCGACAGGGCAGCGAGCGGTGAAGCAGCCAACCTGTTTGGAGTCCTTCCAGACAAGCTGGGTGAAGTGCCCCCACTTGGAGAAGGTGGCTTGAGCCTGGGCGCTAGGGTTGGCACGGCCATATTCGCTGGCAGGGAAAAGCTCAAGCTCGTCATTGTACCAGCCATTAGAGATGGcgcgagcagcagcagcagctgggtCGACTTTGTCAACGTTAGCAGATGCGGCCCACATGGCAAGATTTTGGCCGTAGCCACCACCGTTGATGCTCCTGCAAAACAGTTAGAACCATGATCCAACGTCGGAAACCTATTCTACTTACGTGTCGTGCTCAAATTTGCAACGTTGGGCAAGAACCTTGGCAGAGTCGGCATACTGTTGTCCCCACTCGAGAGCACCAGCGGAGTGGTTAAAACGGTGCACATTGTGGCTCTCAAGAACAGCCTTCTGATAGTCACTGGAGGCCTCGACCTTCACTGGAGCTGGGGCCGGAGCTGGGGCCGGAGCTGGGGCCGGAGCTGGGGCCGGAGCGGGGGCTTGAGTAGACACGGCAGGGGCGGGGGCTTCGACGACGGGAGCAGGAGCCTCGACGACGGGGGCCGGGGACTCAACCACGGGGGCAGGGGCTTCCACaacgggaggaggggcctTTGTAGCAGGCTCGGGCTCCGGAGCaggctcaacaacaaccaccggCTCAGGAGCAGCGCTCGTGCTGGGAgccggagggggaggaggtggcggggggggggcggcAGACGTGGTGGTCGCGATGGTAGTAGTAGTGGTGCGCTGAGCGGGGCGACGAGCCACGCTGAACACAGCCGGAGTGGGCTGCTCGCCTTCGGTGACAGTGACGGTAACCCATTCAATGATGACCTTACTGTGAACAATAAGGCGACGCTCCTGGAGGATGGGGCTGGCAGCAGCCAGAATAGCGCCGCAGGCGGCGAGCATCGCTGAGGACTTCATATTTGTGAAATCGGCGTGTCTGTCTAGAACATTAGTCTCGCGGTCTGATATGCATTAGCAAGGTTGAGTCAGATTGGTGAGAGCAGATAGCCAGAGGGGACTCCCGTCACCCAACTTTCAAAACAACAATATGATTGTGATGCATGAGACACGGCCCACGTGGGCATCAGAGACGTTCCAACCAGCAGACGTACCTAGAGTGATGATAGTTCGGGTCTGAATGATGGATTGGTCGTGAGGGGATGGGTCTGAGATGGGGAGTTATGTACGCAGAGCTAGGTTGAGGGCAGCACTGCTGTCGTTGCTTGATCCTTCAAGGATGTCGATGGGATCGTTCGCTGTTGTGAGACAGTCGTCGGTCCGCTGAGCTGGATCGAGATGACGTCTTTTGACTTGCCGCACCGGTCCGTCGAGGAAACTGCTAGTGGAAGGAGTGACGAGAAAAGAATGCGTGACGATACTTGTCGTCGTCCACAACCAGGGTTCACGAGTACCGCAGTAGCCACAGGATTCCGAGGTCGCCCTAACACCAAACGACAGCGCCGCCGTCAAGAgaggtgttgatgttttggtttgggaaGGAGTGGAAAGTCGCCAAATCGAGCAGGGCACAAAAGTCGAAAAAGTCGAGAGACCAGAGATGGCGAACAGTTGGTAAGGAGTGGACTGAAGTAAAACTTCAAAAGGAGTGttgggggaagaagagaaggtgAGGAAATGGTTGTGGGAAGGATGCAGTCCACGGGTCACAccagagaagaaaaggtGAAGAGTTGAAAGGTGAGAATCGAGAAAGGAAGGGTGGTGTTCTTAGCAGCCGGCAACGGGTGGGGCCCAAGCTGGAGCGTCAGGTTGAGGGGATCAGAATCCAGGGTGCTGGTCCCGGCTTCTTGGCCCCCTTCAGACGTCACCTTAATTTTCTTGAATGCGGGGCGGACGGAGTGGAAATATCACGACCACGCCGCAGTTCTCAAGCAAACAAGCGGACcaggggaggggttgatgcaTCAACGGCACCAAGGGTTGGTTTTCAGGTGTGTGTCCAGATGTGAAGTTGGGTTTTGCTCACAAGGTAGGTTTCTTTACCAGACGATAGCGTCAGCGGTCGTTGACGTTTGGAACAGGAAAATTGCAGTGCGAAGTCCAATTCTATTATACTCGAACTACATCCACAACCGCGcaacgcagcagcagcggatATCCTGTGATGCCTTTCCAGGCTGCCGGCTGGGTCGCTGGGTTTCTCGGTCTTCTCAGGTGGTGTCACGTCAACTAGACAATTGGCTCCAAAACACAGGGAGCTGTCGTCCCATGTTTCTGATCAGGGCCGTTCATCGAGCCCTCGGTTTGATAGCCGCACTCCTCGAGACCCTTCTGGCCCAAAGTCTAGAGCCAATCAAATCGCTGTTCCTGAGGAGTGCCTTGCAGGACTTGGCGGGGTAGCTTGCAATTACCGGGGCTAACCTGGGTGCCCAGAGATTGGGAGAGCCAATGGACACAACGGCGGTAACCCCCGCCTGTCTGAAACGACGCTAACAGCGGGTGGAGACCTTGACGAAATTCACCACTGCTCCCCCTGAGAAACTCCATCGACAAGCGTACGATCATGTTGCATTGTTAGGGTTGATAGGATCGTGCCGTCCAAAGCCTTAACATGACTCGATCGACGCCAGCATGTGTCGCAACACCAAACGATGTTTTATCAAGTTCTGAGATAATACAGTGCTTTCTATGATATTCGTGTATTGAATCTGTTAAGTTCCCAGTGgggaaaaaacaaaacataTCCCCTGGTCtcaatcatcaccatctgTCTGGATTGTATCCGATTCTGACAGGATCAGACTTGCGAAGCACAACCTCGAATCCTGCAGTGCAGGAATTTTGCTACGATTACCCCGGGCCACTTTTTATGCCGCTTCTGTGTAGTTGCAAACCTGGAGAGTCCTGGAGAGTCTGGACCGAGTTCCCTACTAGGTCGGCATACCTAGCAAATTTGCAAGATCGGAAACTAGATCTTTTGGGGCATGAGCTCGGTGTTTGAGAGCAGATTGCACATCCGGGTTTTTGAGGATTTTGAGCAAAATTTCATCATCTTTGCCCTTCGTGCCTTCCACTTCCAGATATACCCCGCGGGGAGCAGGCGCAGGGCGGCAAACGCCCACATTTAAGGGGGGCCGATCACCGTTGGTCCAACTGCGGCCAGATTGTCGTGCGAGGAAGACGCGCAGGGGTTTCCCTACCGGTGGTTATGATATCCATGAAGGAAATCGGTCTCTAGCAACCGGCAACTTCATGCTCCTTCTGGTGTGGCTCTCTCCTGCGACGGGAGTGTGTATATTCGATTCTGGTGTCCGGGAAGTCTGGTTAAAGTATAAAACATTGCAACGTGGTGTGTGCGCCTCATCGACATAGCTGCTGATCCAGAAGATCGCTCCCATTTTCAGACCACATTATACCAAAGACAAAGCTGCAGATTATGTGCGTATTCGACCCCGCAAAACCTTAATGACCTCTAAATGGAGGTCGATATTCTACCCTTGAATCCGAAGAGGCCATCGGGATCTTTTCTGGCGGGGTTTCTCGTTTTCGTCTCAGACTTCAGAGTCGGCAAAGTTTCCGTCACGGAACGTGAACCGCCgactgcctgcctgcctgcctgatGCTCCCAGCTGTCCGTTGGTGACAGCCTCCTATATTTTGGAAGACGATGTTTGTCGCACAGCAGCGCATCCTTTTGCCACTATTTTACGCGTACCCCTGAGGAACGGGTGCAAGAATGTGGCCCATGAAGGCCTTGGGGGCGACTTGCTCATGGTGGCCGAGATGGCTTTTGACCTGGCCCGTGGTGCCCATCTCCATCGGCCTCGACAGTGCTGTCCGCGACCATGACCACTTCATGTCCATAAAATCGACCACAAAATGAAGGATATCTCCCCTATCACTCCACTCTCCGTTCGGTGCCACATGTTGGGTCTGGGGAAGCAAAGCCCCATGACTGACGAGATGCCAATTTGATCGACCAGATGATGCCCTGCTTGTCTGACTGTTACGCGAGAACTGATGTGGAAGTTGTTCCGAGTGACTCAATAATAGCATACATATTTTTGTCCGAGGCACCGTTGATACCCACCGCATGGGTCATGCCGGATGGGGATTTCCAGCAAGTTTAAATCGCTGCGGTAGATTGAGACCATCAACCCGTCATTGTGATCCCTGGTTGGAGAGGGGTCTTGCTGCAAGAAGGCCTACCTACGCCATCAAAATGTGGTTTTTTTGCTGCCGAATTCTTTACATCAAAAACCCCTCATTGAAACATGCCCAGCTTCCAGTCTCCGAGACAGATGAGTGGATGACTACCTATGATCACTTGTTATTGTATGGTCGGTTTCTCTCGGGATATTGGTTGAGTAGCCTGCAGGTGTCCTTGTTTTGCATATATTAATCTCCTTGCAATGGCCGACTCAAACTACATGATTGCTGCCATAGCCTGTCAAGGGTAGTGAGCACAAGACCACAACATATACCGCCGTCGTCCAGTTGAATGAAGGCAAGTGCTGACAGACCAGGCAAGGCCTCCGAGACACTGAAGGACATCATGGCAGGCTGAGTTGAGGATTAGAACACCAGTTCCCTAGGTTAAGACATTGTCATCAAGACATGGCTGATTCACGCCGCTCAACTCCGGTTTCGCTATGCCAGCAATCAGGTCGCCAAAATGTGTCGCGGCTTTCCTGTCCACCTTTCTCAACTTGAGATCCCTATATCCAGGGAATACTCCGTTCATCTGGTCACTCATACACATCATGACCGAATATGTCCAAAGATATGGTGGTCAGAGTGTACCAAACGAAGTACAGAGCCCGGGAGCGTTCTCCTCCGAACTCAATGCGGAGAACCTCCAGCCTCTAATAGTGCTAGGTGCTATTTCGAGCCCTTTCCGTACCCTGGTCACAGTCACAGTCGCATTTTCACGTTTTGTGACCAGTCGTCGACGTTGTTGGTCGTGAATGAGAGAAGCTCGGCTCGGAGATATCGCCCCGCGAGTTCTGGTCATCATGGAGAACTGAGCTCAATCTCTGTAAAAGTTCCCTTTGACTGGTGCTGCGAACGTAGTCACAGTTGCGTGTGTGGCTGCCATGGCAACACAGGGGGACCTTTAGTGTAATATGATCGTTCTTGTCATCGAGGTTCGCGTAAGCTGGTAATGGTACACATTAAAACATTACGTGTCCACGACGAGCACGAGCAGATCTTCCACTTGCTGAATAGTTGATGAAATGGCCCGGAAAGTGTTGGCCCAGGAGAAGTCATTGTGGATCTAACTATGCGGCTGTTCGTGTTTGTGTGAAACATCGACTTTCCTGAATTGACGCAAAATATGAACAGGAGTGGTTTATGAGACAAACATACTGGATGGCAGACAGGAGCGGGTTTAGCTGCGCCCCATTTCCGACGTGGAAGACCGCCAACGTCCCTGGGTATGACGAATGAGGCTGAGACCCAATCCGCTTGAATGTGTACTGCTCTGGAGGCAGACAGCTTGGTGCAAGCCTCTTCATCATGACTCTTCA is a window of Podospora pseudopauciseta strain CBS 411.78 chromosome 1, whole genome shotgun sequence DNA encoding:
- a CDS encoding hypothetical protein (COG:S; EggNog:ENOG503P4TJ), producing MKSSAMLAACGAILAAASPILQERRLIVHSKVIIEWVTVTVTEGEQPTPAVFSVARRPAQRTTTTTIATTTSAAPPPPPPPPPAPSTSAAPEPVVVVEPAPEPEPATKAPPPVVEAPAPVVESPAPVVEAPAPVVEAPAPAVSTQAPAPAPAPAPAPAPAPAPAPVKVEASSDYQKAVLESHNVHRFNHSAGALEWGQQYADSAKVLAQRCKFEHDTSINGGGYGQNLAMWAASANVDKVDPAAAAARAISNGWYNDELELFPASEYGRANPSAQAQATFSKWGHFTQLVWKDSKQVGCFTARCPVGTLVSNMESLYTVCNYFPVGNMGGAYGKNVLPPLGQPISIAA